The Micromonospora sp. Llam0 genome includes a window with the following:
- a CDS encoding ATP-dependent endonuclease: MSAAPTTLSAPTTGDGMYLAGLRLTNFRSCRDVEIKLQPGLTLLVGDNNSGKSNVIDAMRLLTTPLSGRRVRYLETDDVSTGADGPIEIVSEFDGLTRFQQGQYIGALDIATNKAYYMTRFRPDVDVPRRSKVENLVGRAAGSDAEPEKRDQIRHVYLAPLRDAKRELDSATGNRMALIIKYLTSEASRTDFLDQAIDGLRKLEEHDVITGTQKRLQEHVSDLTDPVRGQVIGLSFRDVRLQRLARGLRLKMAEHGVDLADIEDSGLGYANLLYMASVIIELRNAQDAELTLFLVEEPEAHLHPQLQAVLLDYLQEQSVKSLRDDTDGPAGRIQVVATTHSPNLASAVGIRSIVVLRTQETQTTEESPVTEAEGAPTGVQRGTAAIALCDIDLTNEECRKIDQYLDVSRAELLFTRRAVLVEGVSEAVILPPLARHCVFDRAAADYGAKCREFRAVSIISIGSVDFGPYLRLLLQQVNGVRLVDRLVVITDGDPDIVDEVDQDDGLEDEPEADEPASEDEPAATLSRKDRLEEIATQLGAGSVLAVFAAEFTLEADLMNPFTVNGPLLETAFKRQKPRSGKFWNTLAMSTNPAEVFYRKLRTTKRYIGKGEFAHDVAELIQSGGTLKCPAYLAQAIQSAMR; the protein is encoded by the coding sequence ATGTCCGCAGCACCGACCACGCTCAGCGCGCCGACCACGGGGGACGGCATGTATCTCGCCGGCCTGCGGCTCACGAACTTTCGCTCGTGTCGCGACGTGGAGATCAAGCTCCAGCCCGGCCTGACGCTACTTGTCGGCGACAACAACTCCGGCAAGTCCAACGTCATCGACGCGATGCGGCTGCTCACCACGCCGCTGAGCGGGCGACGGGTCCGCTACCTGGAGACCGACGACGTCTCCACCGGCGCGGACGGACCCATCGAGATCGTGAGCGAGTTCGATGGCCTGACGCGGTTCCAGCAAGGCCAGTACATCGGCGCGCTCGATATCGCGACGAACAAGGCGTACTACATGACCCGGTTCCGGCCGGACGTGGACGTACCCCGCCGGTCCAAGGTGGAAAACCTAGTCGGCCGGGCCGCCGGGTCCGACGCCGAACCCGAGAAGCGGGACCAGATCAGGCACGTCTACCTGGCGCCGCTGCGCGACGCCAAGCGTGAGCTGGACTCCGCCACCGGCAACCGCATGGCGCTCATCATCAAGTACCTGACGAGCGAGGCGTCCCGCACGGACTTCCTCGACCAGGCGATCGACGGACTGCGCAAGCTCGAGGAACACGACGTCATCACCGGCACCCAGAAGCGGCTGCAGGAGCACGTCAGCGACCTCACCGATCCGGTCCGGGGACAGGTCATCGGTCTGAGCTTCCGCGATGTCCGGCTGCAGCGGCTCGCCCGTGGCCTTCGCCTGAAGATGGCCGAGCACGGCGTCGACCTCGCCGACATCGAGGACTCGGGCCTCGGCTACGCCAACCTTCTCTACATGGCGTCGGTCATCATCGAGCTACGCAACGCCCAGGACGCCGAGCTCACTCTCTTCCTCGTGGAGGAGCCGGAGGCCCACCTCCACCCGCAACTGCAGGCCGTGCTCCTGGACTACCTCCAAGAGCAGTCCGTCAAGTCGCTGCGCGACGACACCGACGGCCCGGCGGGTCGCATCCAGGTGGTCGCCACGACCCACTCGCCGAACCTGGCCAGCGCGGTGGGCATCCGCAGTATCGTGGTCCTGCGTACCCAGGAGACCCAGACCACCGAAGAGTCCCCGGTAACTGAGGCTGAGGGAGCGCCGACCGGCGTCCAGCGCGGCACCGCCGCGATCGCCCTGTGCGACATCGACCTGACCAACGAGGAATGCCGCAAGATCGACCAGTATCTCGACGTCAGCCGCGCCGAGTTACTGTTCACCCGGCGCGCGGTCCTTGTGGAGGGTGTCTCCGAGGCCGTCATCCTGCCGCCGCTCGCACGCCACTGCGTCTTCGACAGGGCGGCGGCCGACTACGGGGCGAAGTGCCGCGAATTCCGGGCTGTGTCGATCATCAGCATCGGCAGCGTCGACTTCGGCCCCTACCTTAGGCTCCTCCTACAGCAGGTCAACGGCGTTCGGCTCGTCGACCGGCTGGTGGTCATCACCGACGGCGATCCCGACATCGTTGACGAGGTCGACCAAGACGACGGTCTCGAAGATGAGCCCGAGGCCGACGAGCCCGCGTCGGAGGACGAACCGGCCGCCACACTCAGCCGCAAGGACCGCCTGGAAGAGATCGCCACCCAGCTGGGCGCCGGCTCGGTCCTCGCCGTGTTCGCCGCCGAGTTCACACTCGAGGCCGACCTGATGAACCCGTTCACGGTCAACGGCCCGCTGCTGGAGACCGCGTTCAAGCGCCAAAAGCCCAGGTCAGGTAAGTTCTGGAACACGCTCGCGATGAGCACGAACCCGGCGGAGGTCTTCTACCGCAAACTGCGCACCACCAAGCGGTACATCGGCAAGGGCGAGTTCGCCCACGATGTCGCCGAGCTGATCCAGAGCGGCGGCACGCTCAAGTGCCCCGCCTACCTCGCACAGGCCATCCAGTCGGCGATGCGGTAG